tgtttttcagattcttgcctttgtttttcggcgtcttgcaattttttttcttctaattgcatgcgtttttcagattcttgcctttgtttttcagattcttgctcttgatattctttttcttcttgtttctctgcccactggtctggctttgaaatttgcttttctttggcaaatTCTATTAATTCGAAGAATCGTTTTGTTCTAGCACTGGAAGccgtatttaattttttttgttagtttcttgtattggagcaaaatgttcgatatctggattttggctttatctcagatataataataatatagatctagtgacaaagttcttgaagcctcaatttgctaataaattcttgacagtagacttgtagttactggagtcgtatgattgatatatagatctattgagccgatgtactttttactggtttaacagttggttaaatctggtcttctgtttactttgtgctgctcaaatgattatttactggtcttctttataatgccagttatttgatttactggtcttttaataatgccagttatttgatttactggtcttttatattgccagttatttgctttactggtcttttaataatgccagttattatgtatattggtcttattccttttgccaattacatataataatagatttcgtgagttagacgtaactctaacgaaaatctttataaaagaattatcgataaccaactgacctgttaaacacagaaattctgtcctccgttaaataagaatgaagttcctttgaagagttttagaaattggtcctaggtcttgaataaatttcgttaaaagttgtccatgaacttttgttagtcggagagtgccaatTATGTCACAACACTAgtgccagatgtaacaacatgcacgatgttacgatgtgttgtgatgccggggattttacttgaattcaatagttaacaaaaaatgaagatctagaatcacaattgacaattctttgataaaacaaaactctggaactttatttaaatataacgtaagtacagtttatgtacaaattacaaatcaatgagcatgaaacatattataaaggcttttcaaacagagctcttagaaacgtgtcTATCTACAAGAaccttattttatcgactgacttttctttcttactaccgccaattctctggcgctaacccttttcaaaaatgtctttgtttaaattcaaatcaaccaatatatttcaaacatactaattacgtcccttgggtaaatcctgacttgaatgacaagtgtctaaatttgaggattaaatcccgagactcatgtcgagggcttatatttctttcaaaagtgaaatgtacaaacaattccataatgtaatctgtgacagtgacagtgatgtgaattatcatcATGACTTTCTTCTTATAGACACTTTAAACTTTAAGACAGTttgtctagaatagtctagagtctagatgattctacgacagtctagatctagaaaactaAATCtaggagtagatctagattactagaATAGCAGACTTTAGACCTAGACAACTTAGTTGAAAAATCcctagatttaaaataaatctagttGAAGActtaaactctagatctagatagaaatCATGTCTATCTAGACtagacaagtagatctatatatcttaaatatctatattctatatagtctGACTATACATAGAGTCTAAATATTATGTTAGGACACTGAcagaaatattaataattagactagatctatccattctaggtctagaataaTCTTTAacattaacatgcatgactagattgacctaggaagatgcataggacataatcatctttttttgaagtaacgtctgtatttcataagatttaAGATTAATTTAAGATTTATAATTGATAcagttacacttaatataagctttgtttttttagaaagtattttttatgtttttcttgtttaaatatgCAATAGGCTAAAGTGAcacattatatttaatttcagtATTCTTTTATCCACAGTGGTTTCACCGCCATATACTTTGTATATGGGCTTTGATAAAAATGAaagtaagtttattttttatcatcaataaaaaattatgtctACAAGAAAGGTGAGCATTTTGTAAATAGCATACCAATAATTGGGATGCAATCAGTTACAAAAATATACTGCACATACTCTTAGATTGCTAATTTTTTGTGTAAGTATAAAtggtatatattatatataaaatttttaaactaCCCTTGATTAAAACACTTTTTGTTTGTGTACATATTTAGATGAAGAATTAATACGATGGGGATGGCCAGAGGATGTTTGGTAAGTTCATtttactttcttcttctttgtatTTGTTCTCAGAGTTgtactcttggaactctaggctcACAGAAGCTTGCCTCCAACTGTGTGTCTGAAACAAAACATCTGCCTGGGAAAGTTCCTAGGAAATGTAAAATTTTATATTCCTACTACCAATATCTCGTATTCCAAGAAGCTTGGGTTAGATACAAGGCTAAAGTTGGAGCACACCAAAAATTCTGCATTTTCATTCTCTGTACTGCATTAGCAGGTCATAAAATAGCTCCCTGAGAAAAGGTGTGTGGATAGTGACAAGTTGTTGGGGCTTTGTTTCATCCCTGCCAGTGCAATGGACTTTTCCCTTAAGCACCTCATCTGTGCTCTGTTTGACTTCTTTGGTATCCATATCATCTCCTCCAATGACCATTTCCACCTGAGCACCGCATTGAGGCTGAGAGGCTTTGCCTGGGAAAGTTCAATATATAACAGATATGTTTTACATGGGTTGTTTTTTATGCTtctgttttttatatttttgttttattgtataaTACAACATAAATTAAAACTATTGTTAGCTAAAATTCATTCAAATATTTTAGGACAATTTATCTTACATGCATGTATTTCTTaagactttatttttatttatttttttataatcacTATTACAGGTTTCATGTTGATAAATTGTCATCTGCTCACGTATACCTCAGGCTACACCCAGTAAGTCTTATTATCGGACTGTTTTATCTGTAAAAAAGTATTTGTCATATTAGTTTATTGATCATTTCTTTATAATGATTAAAAAGACACTGTCATGCTACTTCggaattactttttaaattttttttttattgttatgctGGTACAAAGCTATGAAATACAAtactttttatttgaaacagGGAGAAACTATAGACGACATTCCTCAAGCTGTTATAGATGACTGTGTACAACTTGTTAAAGCCAACAGCATTCAAGGTAGACCTACTCAGCTAATGCATACCTATGAAAAAATGGTTGTAGATTAAAATACGAAAAGATTAATACAAAGCTTCATTTCCTGTAGAAAAAAACGAAACTTATAAAGAATAAGAGAACTATTTACAGTCTTAATATTTTTCTGTAATCTTTTGGATAAATGAGGTGATTGGTACTTGTAAAAAAGGTTTCCTGTTGCCTTTAGGCCCTCAGTAAACAGTGAAAACATAGtatgaaaattaaattaatatttatttttggtaCCATAGTTCATGATCCTAGTATTTTAACGTGCTCTGTTTTTTTCCTATCACTATCACTATTCTTTGTGGTTGATGAGGAGAAAAGTTTCCATTTGGTGCTGGACAAACACAGCTGAAGTTCTGAAGTTAAATCTTGAATATTCTTAGTCTCCGGCTTTGATCGTTACCTTCAGTCATTCACAAACCCCAGTGGTAATAAAGCAGTAAGTAAGATATCCCCATAAAACTTTTCCACTAAGGAGCATAGACATAAAGGtaacctgtttctgtggcctgcaATAAATATGGCTGTTGTTTAGTTAGCACATTGGTCAAGGGTGTTTATTTTCCTGTAAACAAAAGGtttacctattagagctggttgATTACATGAATATCACTAAAACTCCTGAAATTAAATTCCAATCCATAACAGTCTAAATTCTTACTACTGCTCTTTCACCCTGAGCTTTTTCCACGTGCGAAGAACACAGAATATCATAAGTGACTACAAATTACTACATGTCACAATGAGTCTCAATAAAGGGTGTGGACACCCCCCCTTTCCCATGAAAATAatctaaattgtaaaaaaaaaattaaatcatgaatatgttgtttttttttaatggtacaGGCAACAAGCAAAATAACCTAGATGTAGTCTACACCATGTGGGCTAATTTGAAAAAGACTGCAAGCATGGACGTTGGTCAAGTAGGCTTTCATAAAGAAAAAGATGTAGGTgtcaagaaatatttatttttatgcatTAAGCTCAACATCTACATTCTTTTAAATTGCTTGTTCAATACATAAACACAGAATAGTTGTGAGCTTTCATAAGAGGGAACAAAATAATTTCTGCAAATTGTCTTTTAATGTATATTGTCATCACTTTTCCATAGTCACTGTGTGGaatgctaattttttatttttttgtgttaaggTTAAGAAGGTGAGAGTAGAAAAGAGAATTAATGAAATTGTCAATCGACTGAATAAAACCAAAACAGAAGAGCAGCCAGACTTCAGGGCACTTAGAGAGGAACGGGataagaaggaaagagaagatCAGCGCAGGTTACAGCAGGAACagaagttgaaagaaaaagaagaagaaaaaaggaaacaagAACAGGCTGAAATAAGGTAAGCTGGGATATTGTCTAAGGTGTGGTATTGCGAAATAACtgctacatttaaaaacatcttCACTGGCTTCCATGTGCTTCAATCAACATAACTGCTATTGCTAAGTATTCACAATGATGCTCTTCTGGCAGGAGCTGTATTTGATTTATGGTGGCTTTGTGCCTATAATTTGTGACCATTATCCTAATGATATTTAATACACTGCCATGAGACATTCATCTTAAGCTCAGTGCCATGAATAGCAATCATTGGCTAGTTTTTTATAGTCTTGGGTGTGGATTCTGCATTCAAAGAGGGGGGCAGTTTGTCTCTCTGTATCACTTGTGCTGGACCCAACTGCCCCCCTCCCAATTGAGAAGGCTCTTCACTGCACATCTCCCTATATTATAGTCATTTTGGAAGTTAGCAATAAGACATTTGGATCTCATGTCTAGCCCATTGTAGTTGGCACCTCTTTGCTTTGTCATGAATACTGTTCTTCTTTGACATAAAATGTCATGGTGTGCTAAAGGTGTTGTATTCACCTGGAGTATTTCTCAGTGGCATCATAGGCAGAGAGAACATTATTTGAATAGTTAGTTGTCAGAAACTATGTTCCGAGGATACAAGTTAATCTGGTGAATTAGTAGTTGTATTATTGTTaccaaaatagaaataaaactgtCGAGGAAGTAGTTGTATTATTGTGCCTAGATTGTTTTGATTCTGACAGTGAGAAACTTCTAAGATGGCTTATGTTGATTCATATCtctagtattatttattttgtctggTCCAGTGTGTTTCTGCTTCATAGAGTACATTATGTTGATGAACGTTGATAAATAGTTTTTGTGTTCATTCAATCATTATtgtcaattttaaattttggtttcATTAATTATTGTGAGTTCACAGCATATGAACAAAATTTTCACATAATTAATCATAACATTTATTGACCATGTAAGGAAAATGTCTACGCCCGTGACACCTCCGAATCCCTCCTTTCCTACGCATGGGTATAATCTAAGacccagaaagaaataaaagaggtGTGAATTGAGTAATCGTTAACTGAAACTTCTGTGTTACCCATGCTTGTATTTGTAATCCTGTTTgtattatcgtagtctgtggaTCGTGACCCAtatgaaaattttaataatttagggAAAAGTTTTCCTTATTCAAATAGACAAAAccacatttcaaatacatttttgcaTAAATTATTGCAGCCAATAACTATTAGCAATCTGACACTATCTTCATATTATTGAATAAATTATGTGTATAGATACAAAATcaataatgtaatacttttatttcttcaGGTCTTATGGTACATATATGAAAAGTGAGAATATGCAGTCGAATAGGGTAAGTGTACttgtatttaaacattttatttgtttacattttatttttcaaatatattgaACAGAgaggctgcttttgttctctgctcttctcctgtagctgcgcaaagagaaaatcatatctgttgtagatctgcctgccctaaagccactcTGCCACTCTGGATAAACACAGATCTGTAATCACTTTAGTAaaactctagcaaaagcctttcctaCTATGCTACAGTGAGATGACTCTATAtgtgttacaatcagagcggtcgcctttatttttataaattgttacTATGTTGGAATCTTTCatttcctgggggaccatttcTTGTTCCCAGCACATGCTTAGCAGTTCGTGGAGTGGCTTGATTAGGGCATGCTTTCCAGCCTGAatgacttcagcaggaatgccatctcctccgggtgctTTCCcgtgtgcaagcatgtcaatggctaCACTCAGTTCCTTTATTGAAGGCGTTATGTCTAATTCcccaaaactggaagtgatgggaagttggtaacagcatttggtgagatggcgttttcaatctggtataGTTCTGCATAGTTCTCTACCATCGCTCAATTTTCAGCGCACGAAcactgatgattgagccatcttttgacttaagcggagcacacttgctgatGTGAGGTCCAAatgcttttctcatgcccttaTATAGTCCTCTTGAGTATCTTcacatagctcctgccagtatttgttagcacactGTCTCGTTATTCAATgccgtgcagctctgagccttattaagttgcttggggtgggatcctttttgtagattagcatggctgctctcttgttcctAGTGACAGTTTCTATTTCTGGTAggctagcttcaaaccagtcttttttttttttttttggttttgtttctaaagaccagtgatgatgtttggtagaacAAAAGCTATGCAGTAGACCATCAACTGAATGTTATTTAGTActgacatttattttattgctaGATACATTGGGttgtgttttctttaatttctttttgttttattgtaaaatacatttttttgtgttttattatatttattatttttttttaggattatGACGGGTCAGACGATGATTTCATGTAAATTTCTGCCACATTTTCAATGTACCTGTTCATTTGCTGCTAAACAACCAAAATGAGCTCTTCTGTTTATGAAGTTGATAAGAAGATTTTCATATGTAACATTGCATCTATTCTATAAGAGAATTTGTAATGATACCATGTTGTGGATTGTGTAACACACTGCAAAAGATTTtcacaaataaaattgttaataaTAGTAATCAGCTCTCATAGCAAAAATACATCTCCTTTCTCTATGGCTTTGTCAACACTGAAGGAAAACTGAAACCACATTCAATATAGTTGCAAACTAATTCAATTGACAGCCTAATATCTAATTATAGAAGGATAAGTCTGGTTTTACCTATTAAGATATTCATTTGAGATTGCAAACCTAATGCCTTTTTAACCTTATGTTCAAtagtgcagaaaaaaaaatcatcagttaattattttataaattagataATTAGACATGCCGCAGatgttatttattataagatctagatgtcagcaatgttttaattttattttaaataactcaCTTTGACAATGAGAAGAATCATTTGCTGATTTTTGTGTACTAGTAGAAATATATAACCTTAATAGTATAAGGTAAAAACTTAGCCAAAACAACTTAAGTAAAAAGGTTTTAACATACTGTATGGCTGAAGAATATTCCTGCCAAGTCTCATCAAGAATAGCTAGATTTTAATTTCTATAAGCAACTTGCATAAATACACCTTGCAATTTAATTATTAGACATGCATACTGTAATAGGCGTGAATTTGATGGAAAATAGCCTATAAATGTAGTCAAGAGTTGTCTATTGAAAACACTTCTTCATATGAATTTTGACTGAAACATTTGAAGTTGTTTATGTTAAAATGGAATATAATTTTGAATCATTTTCTGACTTACTGAGGAATTTGGTATTGTATAGTTTTTGAATGACAGATGCAGCTTTTTATTAATGTCTATGACataattataatgtaaataaatgattaTACCCTTTGTGTTGAAattgttcttttaaatttaGTATTTAGTGTGTGTTTAACAAAATGAATTGTGAATTCATTACAATTTATATTCTGAATTACTTGTAGTAGTTTAATAAGTTTTTTGCTAAATTAGCAATAAATAATCAATACTCAGGTTAGGATGAGTCACACTTATCTGGCTATCAACAGAAATGAAGTGAAGTTTTGGTGATCCtgtcaacttgttttttttttttttttaaaaagacatcttTTATAGAATGCAGATTATATAGCTAGCTACCAGATTGTTTTCATATGCAAGATATGCACATAGCTATTCATTCTGATGTTTTATACATAACTTTCAGTGCTTCACTTGATTCTTTAACTTCTAAATACTGACATAATTTGTGGATCAACATGAAATACATTCTCTGAAATGTTTAGTGGGAAATTTAGTAGAGAATATTAGGTTGGATGACATTGTCCTTCCAAGATtaactaataataatgatatacTTCAGTGATGTTCGACCTGGGTGCCATTTTATTTTTCGACACTTGTGTCACGGGCCATATGAACAAAAAGTTAcagaaacgaaatgaaattgacctgaaactatttgattagaagcTCGTGGATCtaatacttacattaattaatgggatattttaACATTCATCCTTTTTTATACGCACCAGAAattggcttcatttctctacttaaaaaatgaacaacattgtagctagctataccaccgactcattttcttgtgtCTATTTGGTAAATATTGCCATCCATCCTCCAACCTCTAGGcatagtttaataattttttatccGCTATTCAAATCAAGAATGCTGTTATATTTGTTGTGTGATGcagtttatattttgatctttttttttaaaaagaaatagttgGATCCTATTGTTAGACAAGACTAGCTGTCAAAATCATCATTCAAGATACAGaagtaataaaattacaaagaaagctAGAACATCTTGAAGTAAAAAGTCTGTCATTCTCTTCATTTTAAgctaagaatatttatttatttaaacaaaattatcattttttagGTAATCGTTTttacagcaacaaaaaaaatgagaacaaagtttaaataaaaaaatactctaATGAGACTTTGAAGAACGatgaaaataatacaaatagaagTTATATAAACATACTTTGAATTAAATTTTCTCATTAAAAGATatatctacaatttttttttcaattccattttacaaaatattacttcaatattttttcagAATGCTGAGATTTATAAAAGTTAAAAcattaaatttgatttaaaacagtttagtaaaagaaaagataatgttttatgtagttgatttcctcccccgcaaagaacaatctacaatcttccaattaagaacaggacacacaccactattaaattaccacctgaacaaaataaactccacacaactccccctttgcagacactgcgcccacccctttgaaaccgtaaaccatatcctctttgaatgcccctccctaatccagcTTAGGCAGActctacttccactacagcccaacataaccaacaccgtgcacggcagtgctgaacagctgaagaaaacagcacactttttttccttggcatagtctgcaaaagagctcacagctcagcagcaataaatctggctagaagaagaagaagaatatagtTGATATTTACGATTGAAAaactattaatttttatataaattaaaaatagaagacatctttttccaacagttatccaCCTTTGACGATGACTTTTCAGTAGATTATTTTCGTAGTACGGTCAaagatatagagatatagagagCTCTATGGACATTTTATTAGCAAAAGTTTGCatttttattcaaaaaaaaattctttctggctcgcgggccgtattttgggcatcactgatgtagTTTTAAGGtggctgttaacaaacatattgTAGGCTGAAGACGGCTGTTAACTTATGCAGGTTCAAGGTGCTATgagaacataaaaaatattaatttgagGGTGAAATTGACAAACTAATATAAATAACATTTGAACAGTGAGGTTCTTATGTTACATTTGTAATGTAGaatgtctgagatcaatggggatcAAGTTACATACCTTTGGTCCATGCACTGAAAAATCTCACAAACCTTTTGTCGTAAAAAAACGCGGCACAACTTGAAGAGTCGAGTCTATGTCCCGGAGGAACGTTTGTAATGATCGTTTCATTAAGTTACGAGAGATTATCTTTGTTTTAGgtgcactgatgacaaagtatggttaccttgtagtcgattcttgCATTCACAGAAAGCCAATAGAGCTGTAACAGAATCGCGGCTTCTTTTGCGTAGAACTATTAGTGCAGGGTTGTCATGCAGCTTAGCGATTTTTCATCAGTTCTACCGGTCAGAAAGACGTCGCGGTAGTCGAAGTCGGGACAGTATGAATGCcagatttagttttttatttgactccattgtctaataatctaatatgGTCGAATCTAGCCAAtttccatttattaattattttttttttaaacacagtaACATGAGCTCGACTGCTGTTGGCTCATACCTGTTTAACTTCCATACTGTGGGGACTGGGCAGATTTCATTCTAAGATTTAACCTGAGTTGAGCTTGTGCTTAGTCCACaaaactagatttaaaaaaaaacatcatttagACCTTACAAGTTCACGTAAAGATAGGCCTATTAGGCCAGATCGTATTGTTATGTTGTGTAGTAGAACCTGTATAAGAAATGTCATGCGAATTCGCTTGATAGTTTAAGATATCCCTTGATACATATATAGGCTACATTGGTAGGCCTACAATGGTCAGTGCGTTTGTAATATAGGCTAAATATGCTTTACTGGCTCTTTGTTATGTTGAAAGAaaaggttgtttgttttttcccaAACTTCATGGAAGGCTCCCTATACTAAAAACATGAATTCTAATGGATGAAATATCATGGCTTTACTCTTACTTCCACCCCTCCCCTATTGATTTGGGGAAAGTTGAATAGGCCCTATTAgatagagatgggaatcgaacccattTTTATAAAGTTCGGGTTCAGTTCAGTCGTAAGTGATGGTTGAGTTGGGTTCACTTCCCATCCCTactggtaggcctacttgacatgcatgactattGAGGCacaacgcgtaggacgtaatcatctttttttgaggtaacgtctgtattatataagataagaagataagacttGAACATGAAAAGTGCTAACAAGAATATGATAAAAAGGAGAGTGGAAGAGTGGGATAgcgttaaaaaattaaacaatgggtttgtaaaatatttgacatgtttcggatgttccttcagagttgaagatagtttacttattagtccaaacctcccgctggacgacgggggatagaAGCGGCAGCTTTGACACGGAGGTCAcaatggaagcgggcagggtttgaacccagcgcacaaactgcatgaccaggcagtcTAACTGGGAGTAGGCCTATAGGGAATACTTTTTGAAGGCTTTAGattatttataggcctacaatttttCTGGCAAGCGTTATGTAAAACCTTgtattaggcctattattattatttttatagccCATATGGcttgtctctagatctagaaggcTACCTGtgtagatggctgcctggtcgtgtggtttgcacgCTAGACTCtcgttcagattcatcgatggtcccgggttcaaaccctgcccgctcccatcccccgttgtcctgcgggagtcttggactaggaagtaattatcttcaactctgaaggaacatccgaaaattataaaacattttacaaacattttactgtGTAGTTCGCCAAACCATGCCAACATGTAGCCTACAATGTAGACCTAGTCTTGATATATCTCACTTGGTAAACTAAATTTAGACTATTTATCAATCATGTACATGTGCGAAGAAAATACA
The DNA window shown above is from Biomphalaria glabrata chromosome 5, xgBioGlab47.1, whole genome shotgun sequence and carries:
- the LOC106058789 gene encoding coiled-coil domain-containing protein 25-like, encoding MVFYFISNVVSPPYTLYMGFDKNENEELIRWGWPEDVWFHVDKLSSAHVYLRLHPGETIDDIPQAVIDDCVQLVKANSIQGNKQNNLDVVYTMWANLKKTASMDVGQVGFHKEKDVKKVRVEKRINEIVNRLNKTKTEEQPDFRALREERDKKEREDQRRLQQEQKLKEKEEEKRKQEQAEIRSYGTYMKSENMQSNRDYDGSDDDFM